One window of the Janthinobacterium sp. PAMC25594 genome contains the following:
- a CDS encoding FecR domain-containing protein gives MTAPDRDPRDLVEHNDTAIGEQAAAWWARLRADDFTQADADALRAWCARSPGHARAWRELKQVWQALDPALTRAAAAAPQRANVLAFPVRPGRRAFLGGALAAGVAVLALRPPLGAWPSLQELSADYRTGTGEQRQVALSPQMTVQMNTQTRIDVRAPEAIELLGGEAEILASGARQPVSVLAGAGRLLAQSARFNVRHTDDVVCVTCLAGAVEVVWQQRRQTLDAGQQLVYDERGVQAATAAQAGEASAWRTGALSFVGKPLSQVVDEINRYRPGRVLLRNAELGRRLVRMRFSIGQTDGALAMIRDLYGAQMTSLPGGIVLLS, from the coding sequence ATGACTGCTCCTGACCGCGATCCACGCGACCTTGTTGAACATAACGACACCGCCATCGGCGAGCAAGCCGCCGCTTGGTGGGCGCGCCTGCGTGCCGACGATTTCACGCAAGCCGACGCCGACGCCTTGCGCGCCTGGTGCGCGCGCAGCCCCGGGCATGCGCGCGCCTGGCGCGAACTCAAGCAAGTATGGCAGGCGCTCGATCCCGCCTTGACCCGCGCCGCCGCCGCCGCGCCGCAGCGGGCGAACGTGCTGGCGTTTCCCGTCCGTCCCGGGCGGCGCGCCTTCCTCGGCGGCGCGCTGGCAGCCGGCGTGGCCGTGCTGGCCCTGCGTCCGCCGCTGGGCGCCTGGCCGTCGCTGCAAGAGCTGAGCGCCGACTACCGCACGGGCACGGGCGAGCAGCGGCAAGTGGCGCTGTCGCCACAGATGACGGTGCAGATGAATACGCAGACGCGCATCGATGTGCGGGCGCCGGAAGCGATCGAACTGCTGGGCGGCGAAGCGGAAATCCTTGCCAGCGGCGCGCGCCAGCCTGTGTCGGTGCTGGCGGGGGCGGGGCGCTTGCTGGCGCAGTCGGCCCGCTTCAATGTGCGCCACACGGACGACGTCGTTTGCGTCACCTGCCTGGCGGGCGCCGTGGAAGTCGTCTGGCAACAGCGGCGCCAGACCCTCGATGCCGGGCAGCAACTGGTGTATGACGAGCGGGGCGTGCAGGCCGCCACGGCCGCGCAGGCGGGCGAGGCCAGCGCCTGGCGCACGGGTGCGCTGTCGTTTGTCGGCAAGCCGCTGTCCCAGGTGGTCGATGAAATCAACCGCTACCGGCCTGGCCGGGTGCTGCTGCGCAATGCCGAGCTGGGCCGGCGCCTGGTGCGCATGCGTTTTTCTATCGGGCAAACCGATGGCGCGCTGGCGATGATACGCGACCTGTACGGCGCGCAAATGACCAGCCTGCCAGGCGGCATCGTCCTGCTCAGCTGA
- a CDS encoding RNA polymerase sigma factor → MSLPDLRTRLKCHLSSRYAVLRWRLERVVGCKHHAADALQETWLRLEAMVAPGPAAAPVHNPDAYLLRMAANIATDAYRRDRIIVTEREREELMHMADEAGDDISDPARIVSARLDVQALDAALAGLSPRRRAILTAARIDGMLNAEIAERFGISVAMVKKELQAAMQHCKTCMADADAAQRSDVSGRRKY, encoded by the coding sequence ATGAGCCTGCCCGACCTGCGCACCAGGCTCAAATGCCACCTCAGTTCGCGCTACGCCGTGCTGCGCTGGCGCCTCGAAAGGGTGGTGGGCTGCAAACACCATGCGGCCGATGCGCTGCAGGAAACCTGGCTGCGCCTCGAAGCGATGGTGGCGCCTGGCCCCGCCGCCGCGCCCGTCCATAACCCCGACGCCTATCTGCTGCGCATGGCGGCCAATATCGCCACCGATGCCTATCGCCGCGACCGCATCATCGTCACCGAACGCGAACGCGAAGAGCTGATGCACATGGCCGACGAGGCCGGCGACGACATCAGCGACCCGGCGCGCATCGTTTCGGCGCGTCTCGACGTGCAGGCGCTCGACGCGGCCCTGGCCGGCCTGTCGCCGCGCCGCCGCGCCATCCTGACGGCGGCGCGCATCGACGGCATGCTCAATGCGGAGATCGCCGAGCGCTTCGGCATTTCCGTGGCGATGGTGAAGAAAGAATTGCAGGCCGCCATGCAACACTGTAAAACGTGCATGGCTGACGCCGATGCGGCCCAGCGCAGCGATGTATCGGGCCGCCGTAAATATTGA
- a CDS encoding M14 family zinc carboxypeptidase — MIEKNLPELVMLKRLIDEGGSHLEVAAPCGIAMDGREFPVYTIALGNPSPDVPVLGFFGGIHGLERIGTQVLLSFLESLIARLRWDATLHQQLESMRLVFMPLVNPGGMWQATRCNPRGVDLMRNAPLSAREKVPFMLGGQRYSARLPWYRGAADGAMELESRAVCDFVERELLSRQFSIALDCHSGFGLRDRIWFPHAHTKVPIEHLAEIGALEELFSQSYPNHNYVFEPQSRQYRTHGDLWDYLYLNGTSYTGRVFLPLTLEMGSWLWVKKNPRQLFNRVSIFNPTAAHRLQRVLRRHLVWFDFLMRAASSHGRWMPEGLLRKAQRRRALAQWYES, encoded by the coding sequence ATGATCGAAAAGAATCTGCCCGAGCTGGTCATGCTGAAGCGCCTCATCGACGAGGGCGGCAGCCACCTGGAAGTGGCCGCGCCCTGCGGCATCGCCATGGATGGGCGCGAGTTTCCCGTGTACACGATTGCGCTGGGCAATCCGAGTCCCGACGTGCCCGTGCTGGGCTTTTTCGGCGGCATCCATGGCCTCGAACGCATCGGCACACAAGTGCTGCTGTCCTTCCTGGAAAGCCTGATCGCGCGCCTGCGCTGGGATGCCACCCTGCACCAGCAGCTGGAAAGCATGCGCCTCGTTTTCATGCCGCTGGTCAATCCAGGCGGCATGTGGCAAGCCACGCGCTGCAATCCGCGCGGCGTGGACCTGATGCGCAACGCGCCGCTGAGCGCGCGCGAAAAAGTTCCGTTCATGCTCGGTGGACAGCGCTACAGCGCCCGCCTGCCCTGGTACCGGGGCGCGGCGGATGGCGCGATGGAGCTGGAAAGCCGGGCCGTGTGCGACTTCGTCGAACGCGAATTGCTGTCGCGCCAGTTCAGCATCGCCCTCGATTGCCATTCCGGCTTCGGCTTGCGCGACCGCATCTGGTTTCCCCATGCCCACACCAAGGTGCCGATCGAACACCTGGCCGAGATCGGCGCGCTGGAAGAGCTGTTCAGCCAGAGCTACCCAAACCACAACTATGTGTTCGAGCCGCAAAGCCGGCAATACCGCACGCATGGCGACCTGTGGGACTATCTGTACCTGAACGGCACCAGCTACACGGGCCGCGTGTTCCTGCCGCTGACCCTGGAGATGGGCTCGTGGCTGTGGGTCAAAAAAAATCCGCGCCAGCTGTTCAACCGGGTCAGCATCTTCAATCCCACGGCCGCGCACCGCCTGCAGCGCGTGCTGCGCCGGCACCTGGTGTGGTTCGATTTCCTCATGCGCGCCGCCAGCAGCCACGGCCGCTGGATGCCGGAAGGCTTGCTGCGCAAGGCGCAGCGCCGGCGCGCGCTGGCGCAATGGTATGAGTCATGA
- a CDS encoding alpha/beta fold hydrolase, whose translation MTPPTWILLRGLMREQRHWGEFPASLARALPGARIITPDLPGNGERHAMDSPTRVAEMVEFCRQDLSARGIAPPYHLLALSLGGMVAVEWASRYPQEIARCVLINTSMRPFNPFYRRLRWQNYGALLRQLLAGDQRSQEALILRLTSRRHAGGNPALLADWLSYQQEYPVSRRNALRQLQSAARYRAPDRRPAMPVLILAGARDRLVDHRCSQQLAQAWDAACMLHPDAGHDLPLDDGDWVAETLVQWLGRLAPQPGNSPPAADKN comes from the coding sequence ATGACGCCGCCCACCTGGATTTTATTGCGTGGCCTGATGCGCGAACAGCGCCACTGGGGAGAGTTTCCCGCCAGCCTGGCGCGCGCCCTGCCCGGCGCCCGCATCATCACGCCCGACTTGCCCGGCAATGGCGAGCGGCACGCCATGGACAGCCCCACGCGGGTAGCCGAGATGGTGGAATTTTGCCGCCAGGATTTATCCGCACGGGGCATCGCGCCGCCCTACCACCTGCTGGCCCTGTCGCTGGGCGGCATGGTGGCCGTCGAATGGGCCAGTCGCTACCCGCAGGAAATCGCCCGCTGCGTGCTCATCAACACCAGCATGCGGCCGTTCAATCCGTTTTACCGGCGCCTGCGCTGGCAGAACTACGGCGCCCTGCTGCGCCAGCTGCTGGCCGGCGACCAGCGCAGCCAGGAAGCGCTGATCTTGCGCCTGACGAGCCGCCGGCATGCGGGCGGCAACCCGGCGCTGCTGGCCGACTGGCTCAGTTACCAGCAGGAATATCCGGTCAGCCGGCGCAACGCGCTGCGCCAGTTGCAGTCCGCCGCCCGCTACCGCGCCCCGGATCGGCGCCCCGCCATGCCCGTGCTGATCCTGGCCGGCGCGCGCGACCGTCTGGTCGACCACCGCTGCTCGCAGCAACTGGCGCAGGCATGGGACGCCGCCTGCATGCTCCACCCCGACGCCGGCCACGACTTGCCGCTCGACGATGGCGATTGGGTGGCCGAGACGCTGGTGCAATGGCTGGGGCGACTGGCCCCACAGCCTGGCAACAGTCCTCCCGCGGCTGACAAAAACTGA
- a CDS encoding ShlB/FhaC/HecB family hemolysin secretion/activation protein: MNTLSKQPFLMKPLFAALVLASLDAQAVGQQVPPNAGSILQQLQPPIPKAVQPMAPVLEVKPKIDVGMPPSQPFHVSKLRITGNTAFATATLHALIADQEGKNLTLAQLEELAGRITAYYQAHGFSITRAIIPVQSITDGVVIIQVVEAQYDNVRLKNQSEVSDDLLQAFLQPLARGKLIVDDELNHALLLLSDVPGVGVNAVLKPGATTGTSDIDIETRYIPATLANLSLDNYGNRYIGRTRLSGNVNIVNPFHAGDTLSANMTTTGEGMNYLRAAYDTLLNGQGTRIGAAYSALRYKLGSTARALDANGTAAVGSLWVRHPLIRTKQYNLYAQLQYEAKTLHDRVDLTGIRTDRQLSNWIASINGDYRDSLLAGGMSTGSLSWTSGRTSFDDAAAAASDAATARSSGTFSKWNVNLARLQGLTPRDSLYLSFTGQWADRNLDSAEKMAIGGPYTVRAYDIGVLSGDTGYAASVEIRHELGRLLSGSWQAQAFIDNAYVKVNRQPWTVTANSATLSGAGVGLSWVGPDLWRASASVATRVGAVPALLSRQSTAHAWLLVGKAF, from the coding sequence ATGAATACCCTATCCAAACAGCCTTTCCTGATGAAACCCTTGTTCGCCGCGTTGGTGCTTGCGTCGCTGGACGCCCAAGCCGTTGGTCAGCAAGTGCCTCCCAACGCCGGATCGATTCTGCAACAATTGCAACCACCAATTCCCAAGGCGGTGCAACCGATGGCGCCGGTCCTTGAGGTGAAGCCGAAAATCGATGTCGGCATGCCGCCTTCGCAGCCATTCCACGTGAGCAAATTGCGTATCACAGGCAATACTGCGTTCGCTACAGCAACGCTGCATGCATTGATCGCCGATCAGGAAGGTAAAAATCTGACGCTGGCGCAACTCGAAGAGCTGGCCGGGCGCATTACCGCATACTATCAAGCTCATGGATTTTCAATTACGCGGGCCATCATTCCGGTGCAGTCGATTACCGACGGCGTCGTTATTATCCAGGTCGTCGAGGCGCAGTATGACAACGTCCGGCTCAAGAATCAAAGCGAGGTGAGCGACGATTTACTCCAGGCTTTTCTGCAGCCCCTCGCTAGAGGAAAATTAATTGTCGATGACGAACTCAACCATGCTTTGCTGTTGCTGTCGGACGTGCCAGGCGTGGGCGTGAATGCGGTGCTCAAACCGGGAGCGACCACCGGTACGTCCGACATCGATATCGAGACGCGGTACATTCCGGCGACGCTGGCTAACTTGTCGCTGGATAACTACGGTAACCGCTATATCGGCCGCACGCGCCTGAGCGGTAATGTCAATATTGTCAATCCATTCCATGCCGGTGACACACTGAGCGCCAACATGACCACCACAGGCGAAGGCATGAATTATCTCCGGGCGGCATATGACACGCTGCTCAACGGTCAGGGGACCCGGATCGGCGCCGCATATTCCGCACTGCGTTACAAGCTCGGCAGCACTGCCCGCGCCCTTGATGCGAATGGCACTGCGGCAGTCGGCAGCCTGTGGGTAAGACATCCATTGATTCGTACCAAACAATATAACCTCTATGCTCAACTGCAATATGAAGCCAAGACGCTGCATGATCGCGTCGATCTCACAGGTATCCGTACTGACCGGCAGCTCAGCAACTGGATAGCCAGTATCAACGGTGATTATCGCGACAGCCTGCTGGCAGGTGGCATGAGCACCGGATCGCTGAGTTGGACTAGCGGACGTACCAGTTTTGACGACGCCGCCGCCGCCGCATCGGATGCCGCTACCGCGCGTTCGAGCGGTACATTCTCGAAGTGGAATGTCAATCTTGCCCGCTTGCAGGGACTCACGCCGCGCGACTCGCTGTATCTCAGTTTTACCGGGCAATGGGCGGACCGCAATCTGGATTCCGCCGAGAAGATGGCCATTGGCGGCCCTTATACCGTCCGTGCTTATGACATCGGTGTGCTTTCAGGCGACACCGGCTATGCCGCCAGTGTGGAAATACGCCATGAGTTGGGACGGCTGTTGTCAGGATCATGGCAGGCGCAGGCGTTTATCGACAATGCTTATGTCAAGGTCAACCGGCAGCCTTGGACCGTCACTGCGAACAGTGCGACCTTGTCCGGCGCCGGTGTCGGTCTGAGCTGGGTCGGCCCCGACCTGTGGCGCGCGAGTGCTTCCGTGGCAACCCGCGTGGGCGCGGTGCCTGCGCTGTTGTCCAGGCAGTCGACGGCGCATGCCTGGCTGCTCGTAGGCAAGGCATTCTGA